The following proteins come from a genomic window of Hoplias malabaricus isolate fHopMal1 chromosome 15, fHopMal1.hap1, whole genome shotgun sequence:
- the xrra1 gene encoding X-ray radiation resistance-associated protein 1 isoform X2, whose amino-acid sequence MNLHYVDQPSDLCSVDISEKKFQQFMLEGLEEFGSVAYINASDNCLSLEAFRIFPALRELELSLNGICTLEVNAENFPKLEVLDLSYNNLSVDGILALGLIPRLKVLHLTGNKLQILPPDMAGHYTIQKERAPQSGSLFQCLEVLMLDDNKLSSPGIFSSLMNLKRLQHLNLERNYISEVPYPEEVPLVQLPSSSVLETEGSPDEVSKTKYISEPNMDKQGFINEAVDEEKGARPYSTDFCPPFPKLQYLNLASNKIAEEEALLAVALFPMLSELIIHSNPLTTQKSGDPPLLTCFLQERLGVKIRRKKTAAVVKPHIVLPVKSERKVRTKIPKVAKAPFITAALCDLESCCTKRGNKTTSLLPSECRSTNVLLPCSLQSSTEEREEDIAAATESELLKDAGIPSETQQTHWPIQTEPFFVTEVNDLLKPECQGKTEETEHNAKILRQDTKDWPEKLVGYEALNDDNLDFVMPEPVGIQHSVKILEHTLRNLLVYRDSKANLDHLQRPCREQQKRIRNLPPVKPCKPKGAKVKEILTEMKENKTTSVIPLEKAIGSKDLYRREYEEALVLLKDMKRKYSMVHMKAKEQAANMENMVINLKSI is encoded by the exons ATGAATTTGCATTATGTGGACCAGCCATCTGACCTGTGCTCTGTTGACATTAGTGAAAAGAAATTTCAGCAG tttatgCTAGAGGGTTTGGAGGAATTTGGCAGTGTTGCGTACATCAATGCTTCTGACAACTGCTTGTCCTTAG AGGCTTTTAGGATTTTCCCTGCTCTGAGAGAACTCGAGCTGTCTTTGAATGGCATCTGCACTTTGGAAGTTAATGCTGAAAATTTCCCAAAATTAGAG GTTTTGGACCTGTCCTATAATAACCTATCAGTTGATGGTATATTAGCTCTTGGCCTGATCCCACGTCTAAAGGTGCTTCATCTAACTGGAAATAAGTTGCAGATTCTTCCACCTGACATGGCTGGACATTATACTATTCAAAAAGAACG GGCTCCTCAGTCCGGATCACTGTTTCAGTGTCTTGAAGTGTTAATGCTAGATGATAACAAATTGTCTTCTCCTGGAATTTTTAGCAGCCTTATGAATTTAAAAAG ACTACAGCATTTAAACTTGGAAAGAAATTACATTTCTGAGGTTCCTTACCCAGAAGAGGTGCCCCTAGTACAGCTTCCAAGTTCTTCAGTTCTGGAGACAGAGGGCAGCCCGGACGAAGTCtctaaaacaaaat ACATCTCTGAGCCAAATATGGACAAACAAGGGTTTATAAATGAAGCAGTTGAT GAGGAGAAGGGGGCTAGGCCATATTCCACAGATTTCTGTCCACCATTTCCAAAGCTTCAGTATCTAAATTTGGCCAGCAATAAG ATAGCTGAAGAAGAGGCCTTGTTGGCTGTAGCATTGTTTCCTATGCTCAGCGAACTTATTATTCACTCAAACCCACTGACTACACAGAAGAGTG GAGACCCACCATTACTGACATGTTTTCTTCAAGAGAGGTTGGGTGTTAAGATAAGACGCAAGAAAACTGCTGCTGTGGTGAAACCACATATTGTGCTTCCTGTCAAATCTGAACGAAAG GTCAGAACTAAAATCCCAAAGGTAGCAAAAGCTCCCTTCATCACAGCAGCCCTGTGTGATTTAGAGAGCTGTTGCACAAAGAGAGGTAACAAAACCACTAGTCTTCTACCATCAGAGTGCAGATCCACTAATGTATTGCTCCCCTGCTCCTTACAAAGCAGCAcggaagagagggaggaagacaTTGCTGCAGCCACTGAGTCTGAGCTTTTGAAAGATGCAGGAATCCCCAGTGAGACCCAGCAGACTCACTGGCCCATCCAAACAGAGCCATTCTTTGTAACAGAG GTAAATGACTTGCTTAAACCAGAGTGTCAGggaaaaacagaagaaactGAACACAATGCCAAAATTTTGAGACAAGATACAAAAGACTGGCCTGAGAAGCTTGTAGGATATGAAGCTCTAAACGATGATAATCTGGACTTTGTTATGCCTGAACCTGTTG GAATTCAGCACAGTGTTAAAATTCTAGAACACACCCTCAGAAACCTCCTTGTGTACCGGGATTCTAAAGCAAATCTAGATCATCTCCAGAGACCATGCAGGGAACAGCAAAAAAGG ATAAGGAATTTACCTCCTGTAAAACCCTGTAAACCAAAAGGAGCGAAGGTGAAAGAAATCCTCACTGAAATGAAGGAGAATAAAACAACAAGTGTAATCCCCTTAG AAAAAGCCATTGGAAGCAAGGACCTATACAGGAGAGAATACGAAGAGGCACTGGTCTTACTGAAAGATATGAAGAGGAAATACAGCATGGTCCACATGAAAGCAAAGGAACAAGCAGCAAACATGGAGAACATGGTCATTAACTTGAagagtatttaa